From a region of the Halanaerobium hydrogeniformans genome:
- a CDS encoding cupin domain-containing protein, whose product MEIIKLEELEGKKNKRGVVAKAVLKNDNAQVMNLVLSPGDVVPPHQVPVDVFFYIVDGKGTLSIGDDSAVVEAGTVITCPTNTKMKLEADQGEKFEVLNVKTPSL is encoded by the coding sequence ATGGAAATAATCAAATTAGAAGAACTAGAAGGAAAGAAAAATAAAAGAGGTGTAGTTGCAAAGGCAGTTTTGAAAAATGATAATGCTCAAGTTATGAATCTAGTTTTAAGTCCAGGTGATGTAGTACCTCCACATCAGGTACCGGTAGATGTATTTTTCTATATTGTTGATGGTAAAGGAACTCTAAGTATTGGTGATGATTCAGCTGTTGTAGAAGCAGGTACAGTTATAACCTGTCCAACAAATACCAAGATGAAACTTGAAGCTGATCAGGGAGAGAAATTTGAAGTTTTAAATGTAAAAACACCTTCACTCTAA
- a CDS encoding TolC family protein, with protein sequence MLKNKIITAALILLMIFSALFVNYENLKAAERLDLSTAIEMALKNNRNFEAARNKLLQAEKQSEAAKTIMNSKLFAETAWQSEELNQSGDFIASLNYQKLLAQSKGTKAVLQKAELELLIAKLNFDKNREEVLHNLIKQYYAILSINEKIESQKVIIEEAESFFADAKARYDDGLLTEADLLELEINLDKSLDALANLKNEEQRAKEHLARLTAYQETDFIVQAPEKDFEVYEAREMLIEKALNNRSDYLTQELELEIIKSEIAYLDSEKRADLNLRGEYIFEDGRIKAAFNDDYQLSLKGSFDTIDKELVDRDMLQSEETIKLIDNLTEESEWKITASISYEFSDGGRKKAESKALEAGYNALHLNREDLEEELKIEIKHLVNKIREAEQKLLTAEKNLEKSRLQYQSSKNRFEQGAINQSQLITSQRLFREAEDNKINADYNLSLTKLELLAYLEIIYQEIFVSSLEV encoded by the coding sequence ATGTTGAAAAATAAAATAATTACAGCAGCTTTAATACTTTTAATGATCTTTTCTGCCTTATTTGTTAATTATGAAAATCTTAAGGCAGCCGAAAGATTGGATTTGAGTACTGCTATAGAGATGGCACTTAAAAATAACCGCAATTTCGAAGCTGCCAGGAATAAACTGCTTCAGGCAGAAAAGCAGAGTGAAGCTGCAAAAACAATTATGAATTCAAAATTATTTGCTGAAACCGCCTGGCAGAGCGAAGAATTAAATCAATCGGGAGACTTCATTGCTTCATTAAATTATCAGAAATTATTGGCCCAATCTAAAGGAACTAAGGCAGTTCTTCAAAAAGCAGAACTTGAACTATTAATAGCTAAGTTAAACTTTGACAAAAATAGAGAAGAAGTTCTTCATAATTTAATTAAACAGTACTATGCTATTTTAAGTATTAATGAAAAAATTGAAAGTCAAAAAGTGATAATTGAAGAAGCTGAATCATTTTTTGCAGATGCTAAAGCTCGATATGATGATGGTTTGTTAACAGAGGCAGACCTTTTAGAATTAGAAATTAACTTAGATAAAAGTTTAGATGCTTTAGCTAATTTAAAAAATGAAGAGCAGAGGGCTAAAGAACACCTGGCCAGATTAACTGCCTATCAGGAGACCGATTTTATAGTTCAAGCTCCAGAAAAAGACTTTGAGGTATATGAAGCTAGAGAAATGCTAATAGAAAAAGCATTAAATAACCGCAGTGATTATTTAACTCAGGAGTTAGAGCTGGAAATAATAAAAAGTGAAATAGCATATTTAGATAGTGAAAAAAGAGCAGATCTTAATTTGAGAGGCGAATATATATTCGAAGATGGCAGGATTAAAGCAGCTTTTAATGATGACTATCAGCTCAGCTTAAAAGGATCATTTGATACCATCGATAAAGAGCTTGTTGATAGAGATATGCTGCAAAGTGAAGAAACAATTAAATTGATAGATAATTTAACTGAAGAAAGTGAATGGAAAATAACAGCCTCAATTTCCTATGAATTTTCAGATGGAGGCAGAAAAAAAGCAGAAAGCAAAGCCTTAGAAGCTGGCTATAATGCCCTTCATTTAAACAGGGAAGATTTAGAAGAGGAGCTTAAAATAGAAATTAAGCATTTAGTAAATAAAATTAGAGAGGCAGAACAGAAGCTTTTAACTGCTGAAAAGAATCTAGAAAAAAGTAGATTACAGTATCAAAGCTCTAAAAATAGATTTGAACAGGGTGCAATAAATCAAAGTCAATTGATAACTTCTCAGCGTCTTTTTAGAGAAGCCGAGGATAATAAGATTAATGCTGATTATAATTTATCACTAACTAAATTAGAACTGCTTGCTTATTTAGAAATTATTTATCAAGAAATTTTTGTCAGCAGTCTGGAGGTATAA
- a CDS encoding TetR/AcrR family transcriptional regulator, whose amino-acid sequence MINVGQETKLKIRNAAVQVISKKGFYNTRMSDIAEEAELAVGTLYNYFKSKDEILEYIFKKEMERRMEIMAELREKDISTKKFLKEFLDRHFEVLIRNPHLGRVVVREKDFSGREKSGNIQKFIETLIKALENIFVEAIENSEIKDLDPHLMAVFFFGAIHGIIEHALTKPEIMMLKDAPEFIMARIEHIFIK is encoded by the coding sequence ATGATTAATGTGGGTCAGGAAACTAAATTAAAGATCAGAAATGCTGCAGTTCAGGTAATATCTAAAAAGGGCTTTTATAATACAAGAATGTCAGATATTGCTGAAGAGGCAGAACTTGCTGTTGGTACCCTCTATAACTATTTTAAGAGCAAAGATGAAATCTTAGAATATATTTTCAAAAAAGAAATGGAAAGAAGAATGGAGATAATGGCAGAATTAAGAGAAAAAGATATCTCCACTAAAAAATTTCTTAAAGAATTTTTAGATAGACATTTTGAAGTATTAATCAGGAATCCTCATTTAGGTAGAGTGGTTGTCAGGGAAAAAGATTTTTCTGGTAGAGAAAAGTCAGGCAATATTCAAAAGTTTATAGAAACATTAATCAAAGCTTTAGAAAATATATTTGTTGAGGCTATAGAAAACTCTGAGATTAAAGATCTTGACCCTCATTTGATGGCAGTTTTCTTTTTTGGGGCGATTCATGGAATTATAGAACATGCTCTAACTAAACCAGAAATAATGATGTTAAAAGATGCTCCGGAATTTATTATGGCGAGAATAGAGCATATATTTATCAAATAA
- the fumC gene encoding class II fumarate hydratase: MDYRYESDSLGEVKVPKDKYYGAQTARAVANFPIGEQKMPVEIIRAYGIIKKAAVLANHEQGLIDNEKKEYIIKACNELIAGKLDEHFPISLWQTGSGTQTNMNVNEVLANRISEIAGEKLGSKKPVHPNDHLNMSQSSNDTFPTAMAVAVVKKTKDYLIPILEELKAELSNKAKKYKDLPKVGRTHLMDATPITLGQEFDSFRAQLGEILEILKDSLKYLKRLPIGGTAVGTALNTKKGFDKLAVKYINTETEKKFKAAENKSAGISAHNNFVNFSGVLKTLAAFLMKLANDIRWLASGPRCGIAEIKIPKNEPGSSIMPGKVNPTQAEALFQAAAQVMANDTAVNIGGSSGNFQLNTAKPLIIYNILQSINLIGDSVKSFQQRCLNGIEADEEKIKEYLEQCLMLVTALNPIIGYDKAAEIAQKAYQENISLKEAAVKLDYLSAEEFDKYIDPADMTEPNLD, encoded by the coding sequence ATGGATTATAGATATGAAAGTGATAGTTTAGGTGAGGTTAAGGTGCCCAAAGATAAATATTATGGTGCTCAGACTGCTAGAGCTGTTGCCAATTTTCCTATTGGTGAACAAAAAATGCCGGTCGAAATCATTAGAGCCTATGGGATTATAAAAAAGGCAGCTGTCTTGGCCAACCACGAGCAGGGCTTAATAGATAATGAAAAAAAAGAATATATCATTAAAGCCTGTAATGAACTAATTGCCGGCAAATTAGATGAACATTTCCCAATATCTCTCTGGCAGACCGGTTCTGGTACTCAGACAAATATGAATGTTAATGAGGTGCTTGCCAATAGAATATCAGAAATAGCAGGAGAAAAATTGGGATCAAAAAAACCGGTTCATCCTAATGATCACCTTAATATGTCCCAATCTAGTAATGATACTTTTCCTACTGCTATGGCTGTAGCCGTAGTAAAAAAGACCAAAGATTATCTAATCCCAATTCTGGAAGAACTTAAAGCAGAATTGAGCAATAAAGCTAAAAAATATAAAGATCTGCCCAAGGTCGGTAGAACTCATCTAATGGATGCAACCCCGATAACCCTTGGTCAGGAATTTGATTCTTTTAGGGCCCAGCTTGGTGAAATCCTGGAGATTTTAAAAGATAGTTTAAAGTATTTAAAAAGACTGCCTATTGGTGGAACAGCTGTAGGTACAGCTTTAAATACCAAAAAGGGTTTTGATAAGCTGGCAGTTAAATATATTAATACAGAAACCGAAAAAAAATTTAAGGCTGCCGAAAATAAATCAGCAGGAATTTCTGCCCACAATAATTTTGTTAATTTTAGTGGTGTTTTAAAAACTCTGGCCGCTTTTTTAATGAAATTAGCAAATGATATTCGCTGGCTGGCTTCTGGCCCTCGCTGTGGAATTGCTGAAATAAAAATACCTAAAAATGAACCAGGTAGTTCAATTATGCCGGGCAAGGTTAATCCAACTCAGGCTGAGGCTCTTTTCCAGGCAGCAGCCCAGGTTATGGCCAATGATACGGCGGTTAATATCGGTGGCAGCAGTGGTAATTTTCAGCTTAATACTGCTAAACCATTAATCATCTATAATATACTGCAGTCTATTAACTTAATCGGTGATAGTGTAAAATCATTTCAACAAAGATGTTTAAACGGAATAGAGGCTGATGAGGAGAAAATAAAAGAATATCTTGAGCAGTGTTTAATGCTGGTAACTGCTTTAAATCCCATTATCGGTTATGATAAAGCAGCCGAAATTGCTCAAAAAGCTTATCAAGAAAATATTTCTCTAAAAGAAGCTGCAGTTAAACTGGATTATTTAAGTGCAGAAGAATTTGATAAATACATAGACCCTGCTGATATGACAGAGCCAAATCTGGATTAA
- a CDS encoding efflux RND transporter periplasmic adaptor subunit, whose product MKKNFKKYLIIALIIIVGIAALLLIIQLRNREAEKREELDLGVPVETYQLRKDDLEIILNYSGTVSYLNKARIFPQTQGEIIDIYVEEGQNIEAGEVLAKLDDREIRNNLSQAEMAKQETELAYKKAELSLENSKNNLVQSRAALNEAKSDLEQWRKDYQRDKKLYEEDVIARVKFEQKENQYLKARSRVESLEAALNIARTAITIAESDLEIRESQLNRAESELENARIRLDNTEVKAPFSGIILDKISEKGEMAASSQPIFLVSKSVEQIEVESHIGMSDLNKIAIGTEAEITFSNLKGEKFRTEISEISPISNPQNRTPKIKFKIDNREQVLKDGMAASLKIIADKIENELIIPNQAIFEFRDQAHVYVIKDSQAELRKIEPGISDGHSTVVEGGLNENEIVAVSNINELRDGAAVYLRSEQIENGDD is encoded by the coding sequence ATGAAGAAAAACTTTAAAAAATATTTAATCATAGCTCTGATAATTATAGTAGGTATAGCTGCTTTATTGCTTATAATTCAGCTGAGAAATAGAGAAGCAGAAAAAAGAGAAGAATTAGATTTAGGAGTACCTGTAGAAACTTATCAGCTTAGAAAAGATGATTTAGAAATAATACTAAATTATAGTGGTACGGTTAGTTATTTAAATAAAGCAAGAATTTTTCCGCAAACTCAGGGAGAGATTATTGACATTTATGTAGAAGAAGGTCAAAATATTGAAGCAGGAGAAGTATTAGCAAAATTAGATGATCGTGAAATCAGAAACAATTTAAGTCAGGCAGAGATGGCAAAACAAGAAACAGAGCTTGCCTATAAAAAAGCCGAGCTTTCACTTGAAAACTCCAAAAACAACTTAGTACAGAGCAGAGCTGCTTTAAATGAAGCTAAAAGCGATTTAGAACAATGGCGTAAAGACTATCAAAGGGACAAAAAATTATATGAAGAAGATGTAATTGCCAGAGTGAAATTTGAACAGAAAGAAAATCAATATCTAAAGGCAAGGTCAAGGGTTGAGAGCCTGGAGGCTGCACTTAATATTGCAAGAACGGCTATAACTATTGCCGAGTCTGATCTAGAGATAAGAGAAAGCCAATTAAATCGGGCAGAAAGCGAATTAGAAAATGCCAGAATAAGACTTGATAATACAGAAGTAAAGGCACCTTTTTCAGGTATAATCCTGGATAAAATTTCTGAAAAAGGAGAAATGGCAGCCAGTTCTCAGCCTATATTTCTGGTATCAAAATCAGTAGAACAAATAGAGGTAGAAAGTCATATAGGAATGAGTGACCTCAATAAAATCGCGATTGGCACTGAGGCTGAAATAACTTTTTCTAATTTAAAGGGAGAAAAGTTCAGAACAGAAATTAGTGAAATTTCTCCTATCTCCAATCCTCAAAATAGAACACCAAAGATTAAATTTAAAATTGATAATAGGGAGCAAGTATTAAAAGATGGAATGGCAGCATCTTTAAAAATAATTGCAGACAAAATTGAAAATGAGCTAATTATTCCCAATCAAGCTATTTTTGAATTTAGAGATCAAGCCCATGTTTATGTAATTAAAGATTCTCAAGCAGAATTAAGAAAAATTGAGCCCGGGATAAGTGATGGCCATTCTACTGTTGTTGAAGGTGGACTAAATGAAAATGAAATAGTAGCAGTTTCAAATATTAATGAACTTAGAGATGGAGCAGCAGTATATTTAAGATCAGAACAGATTGAAAATGGAGATGATTAA
- a CDS encoding TolC family protein — protein MKAKIAIILVFFFSLLFLVTGLQAAEHNQYNLEEYLKEAVEKSRELEDFKLALLEKEINLKTVKADQEVSPSPLNLRQAELELELAEKELEKKKADLIYQFLNDFFNYYKTENLIALHQRYLETFKIEFANIQQKYEEGILIKSDIFQAEVELNRVEANLKAAKRDHNKISYKLKDNLGLSYDRKLKITFSEADLKDFRLDKSLDSLFELALDNRIEVESAEVNNELQEINYRLAQQDYNPWLQEKRAENEYLKAKNNLALTKSRIKIDLNNHYQDYYKSKADIESQLKLKASFEEALRVKKLYFTEDYISGTEFLEAKNDLYNAEINYLHTRIDNYLALAELYLSAGDFKELFSYVEK, from the coding sequence ATGAAAGCTAAAATAGCCATAATCTTAGTATTTTTCTTTAGCCTGTTATTTTTAGTGACCGGCCTTCAGGCAGCAGAGCATAATCAGTATAATTTAGAAGAATATCTAAAAGAAGCAGTTGAAAAAAGTAGAGAACTTGAAGATTTCAAATTGGCTCTATTAGAAAAAGAAATTAATTTAAAAACGGTTAAGGCAGATCAAGAAGTATCACCTTCACCATTAAATTTAAGACAGGCAGAGTTGGAATTAGAATTAGCCGAAAAAGAACTAGAAAAGAAAAAAGCAGATTTAATTTATCAATTTCTAAACGACTTTTTTAATTATTATAAAACAGAAAACTTGATTGCTCTTCATCAAAGATATCTAGAAACTTTTAAAATAGAATTTGCTAATATTCAGCAAAAATACGAAGAGGGTATATTAATAAAATCAGATATTTTTCAGGCTGAAGTTGAGTTAAACAGGGTTGAAGCTAATCTAAAAGCTGCCAAAAGAGATCATAATAAGATTAGCTATAAATTAAAAGATAATCTTGGCTTAAGTTATGATAGAAAATTAAAAATAACTTTTTCTGAAGCTGATTTAAAAGATTTTAGATTGGATAAAAGTTTAGATTCATTATTTGAGCTTGCTTTAGATAATAGAATAGAAGTTGAGTCTGCTGAAGTTAATAATGAGCTGCAAGAAATAAATTATAGATTAGCTCAGCAGGATTATAATCCCTGGCTGCAGGAAAAAAGGGCTGAAAATGAATATTTGAAGGCAAAAAATAATCTTGCTTTAACAAAATCAAGGATTAAAATAGATCTCAATAATCACTACCAGGATTATTATAAAAGTAAAGCTGATATAGAAAGCCAGCTTAAACTTAAAGCAAGTTTTGAAGAAGCACTTAGGGTTAAAAAACTATATTTTACAGAAGATTATATAAGTGGAACCGAATTTTTAGAGGCAAAAAATGATTTGTATAATGCGGAAATAAATTATCTTCACACAAGAATTGATAATTACCTGGCATTAGCAGAATTATATTTAAGTGCCGGTGACTTCAAGGAGCTGTTTAGCTATGTTGAAAAATAA
- a CDS encoding HD-GYP domain-containing protein: MDKNLKLYLTTIFTAAFLVFLRLGSSYIFDFALNEVLFFTAALLILSNMSMLFNSISKVITSMNLPILLTTFVVLNPFWAAVVSAVGTTEFKTRESGFIWFKFLFNRAVFFLSAAAGALAFNFTQARLGESGFPFSALLAASLIYFLVDNILVYIVLYLAENDIKQTSLINYFFELSKNLVTSYFIGIILFASYIYFGKVFFALVIVLLYVIKDFFYSRLQQINSYTQIVESFLKVIDSKDHYTEGHCKRVAYYTYHLCKQLGLSKTKSEKIINVAKIHDIGKIYVNDEVLKSSDKLSNTQYQEIKKHAVYGYQLLKDIDILKEELDVLLHHHERWDGTGYPDGLSEKEIPIGARILNITDSFDVMTTGRSYKAPLTKMETIEELEICSGSQFDPEIAAEMIKLIEDGHFDNNFLREDLISEYQFSIEY, translated from the coding sequence ATGGATAAAAACTTAAAACTATATTTAACAACAATTTTTACAGCTGCCTTTTTAGTTTTTTTGCGTCTAGGCAGCAGCTATATATTTGATTTTGCTCTGAATGAGGTGCTTTTTTTTACTGCAGCTCTTTTGATATTAAGTAATATGAGCATGTTATTTAATAGTATCTCTAAGGTTATAACATCTATGAACCTGCCGATTTTGCTGACGACCTTTGTTGTATTAAATCCTTTCTGGGCTGCAGTGGTATCTGCTGTAGGTACTACAGAATTTAAGACTAGAGAAAGTGGTTTTATCTGGTTTAAATTTTTATTTAACAGAGCTGTTTTTTTCCTGAGCGCAGCTGCCGGTGCTTTAGCTTTTAATTTTACCCAGGCGCGGCTGGGGGAAAGTGGTTTTCCATTTTCAGCCCTTCTGGCAGCCAGTCTAATTTATTTTCTGGTAGATAATATTTTAGTTTACATAGTTCTATATTTAGCTGAAAATGATATTAAACAAACTTCTTTAATTAATTATTTTTTCGAACTTTCTAAAAATTTAGTTACATCTTATTTTATCGGTATTATACTATTTGCTTCCTATATTTATTTTGGCAAGGTCTTTTTTGCTCTGGTAATTGTATTATTATATGTGATTAAAGATTTCTTTTATTCGCGTTTACAGCAGATCAACTCCTATACCCAGATCGTGGAGAGCTTTTTAAAGGTTATCGATTCTAAAGATCATTATACTGAAGGCCACTGTAAGCGGGTAGCATATTACACCTATCATCTCTGTAAACAGCTTGGATTATCAAAAACAAAGTCAGAAAAAATAATCAATGTGGCTAAAATTCATGATATAGGTAAAATTTATGTTAATGATGAAGTATTAAAAAGTTCTGATAAATTATCTAATACTCAGTATCAGGAGATAAAAAAACACGCAGTTTATGGATATCAACTTTTGAAGGATATAGATATTTTAAAAGAAGAACTGGATGTTTTATTACACCATCATGAGCGATGGGATGGGACCGGTTATCCTGATGGTCTTTCCGAAAAAGAGATACCAATTGGGGCCAGGATATTAAATATCACGGATTCTTTTGATGTTATGACAACAGGAAGAAGTTATAAAGCACCATTAACAAAAATGGAAACAATAGAAGAATTAGAGATCTGTTCTGGCAGTCAATTTGATCCAGAAATTGCTGCAGAAATGATTAAACTGATTGAAGATGGGCATTTTGACAACAACTTTTTAAGAGAGGATTTAATTAGTGAGTACCAATTTTCTATAGAATATTAA